GTTCTCCGTCGGGCACATTGACGCCACCCACGATACGGTCAGAAGCATAAACCCTCATCTTCATCTTGTTATCAATCGCAGGAGACGCCAATATGCAGGACGTCCCAATCATAAGGCTTGTTGCTAAGACAGTGCTTTTAACCCTCACGGAGTGTTTCCTCATAAGGTAATTGGGAAACTAGATTAGAAGGGACTCCGCACTTTATTGGTATTGCAGTTGTGTTGTCTTTTTGTATCAGAATGTATCAACCGGATCCTGGAACACCGCAGTATGTGCGTACGGATCAATACATCCGGTGCCGGAACAGCCATCCAGCCGCCGCCAGGGATACCACGCCGATCACTGCCATGGGCCAGTACTGATCCTGAAGCAGGGCATAGCCATCCCCTTCGAGGAAAACACCACGCACGATGACCAGGAAATAACGCAGGGGATCAAGGTAAGTGAGGGTTTGAACCGCCTCGGGCATATTGGCAATGGGAGTGGCGAAACCGGACAGGATCACCGCCGGCACCAGGAACAGAAACGCCCCCAGCACGGCCTGCTGCTGGGTCACGGATATGGCGGAGATCATCAGTCCCACTCCCACTGCGGAGAACAGGAACAGCAGCAATCCCAGGTACAGGGCCCCAACGCTGCCCCGCAGGGGAACCTCGAACCAAAGCATGGCCACAGCGATAATGAAGCTGGCTTCGATCACCCCGATCACCAGCCCGGGAATGGACTTGCCCACCAGAATCGCCGTGGGACGCAGAGGTGTGACCAGAAGCTGATCGAAAGTCCCCTGTTCCCGCTCCCGGGCCACGGACAAGGCCGTTACCACCAGGGTCACCACCAGAGTGAGCAGCCCGACGATGCCGGGAATGATGAACCAGTGGGAATCCAGATCCTCGTTGTACCAGGCCCGCATACTGAGTCTCACCGGCGGGCCGCTGCTGCCCCGGGCTGCCGCCAGGCGCTGGTTGAAATCCAGAACGATGGTACGCAGATAGTTCAGGGCCAACAGGGCCGTATTGGAGTTGCGCCCGTCGAGGATCACCTGCAGGCTGCCGCTGCCACCTTGAGCCAGGTGGGTGGTGAAGCGGGGCTCGATGTGCAGTACCAGCAATGCTTCCTTGTTATCCACCAGGGAGGCGATCTGTTCCTCCCGGCTGACATGGGCGGTGATATCGAAATGGGGGGATCCCTGGATGCGGCTCACCAGCTCCCGGGCGGCGCTACCGCCATCCTCGTCATACACCGCCACAGGCAGATGATCCAGATCGAAACTGGCCGCATAGCCAAAGATGATGAGCTGCATGATGGGCGGCCCAATGAGTACGAACCGGCTGCGCGGATCCCGCAGCAGCGCCAGAAACTCCTTGATGGCCAGTGCCAGTATGTGCCGCAGCATCTCAGTCCAGCCTCTTGTAAGCCTTGCGCCGCACCACCGCAGTGAGCACCACCAGCAGAATCAGCATGCCGCCCATATTGGCCCAATAGACTGGCCACACGTCTCCGGCCAGGAACAGGCTCTGGAGGATTGAAACCAGGTAGCGGGCCGGCACCACATGGGTCACCACCTGGATGGGTTCGGGCATGGAGTGAATGTCGAAGATAAAACCGGACAGTATGAAGGCCGGCAAAAAGGTAATGATGATGGCCACCTGGCCAGCTACGAACTGATTGCGCGAAACGATGGATATGAGCAGCCCCAGGGCCAGAGCCACGAGCATAAACAGGGCGCTGGCTCCAAACAGGGCCGTGAAAGAGCCCCGAAACGGCACGTCGAACTGCCACACCGCCAGGGCCACTGTAAACAACATGCCCCCCATGCCGAGTATGAAATAGGGAATCAGTTTGCCCACCAGCATCTCTTTCATGTTCAGGGGCGTGACCATGAGGGCCTCCATGGTGCCCCGCTCCCATTCCCGGGCCACTACCAGGGCCGTCAGCAGGGATCCGGTCAGGGTCATAATGATGGCCACCAGCCCCGGCACCAGGTAATGGCGGCTGATGAGGGCCGCATTGAACCAAACCCGCTGCTCCATGACCACGGGCAACGGCAGCTCACGTCCCTGCTGGTGGGCGTACCGCCCCAGCCAGGCCAGCCAGGCACCCTGAATATAGCCCTCGGTAATGCGCGCCTGGTTGGCATCCACGGCATTCACGCGCACGGCAATGGGGGCTTCCTGGCCGGACAGAAGCAGGCTGGAGAAATTGCCCCGTAACCAGACGATGCCGTCGATACGCCGCTGTGCCAGGGACTGTTGCGCCGTTTGGATGCTGGCAAAATCCTGCGGCCGGAAGAAATCCGAATGATCGAAAGAAGCACGGAAGCTGGCGGTATTGCTATCCGGGCTGTCGATAACGAACCCCAGGGGAATGTCTTTCGCATCCAGAGACACCCCGTAGCCAAACAGGAACAGCAACAGCACCGGCATCAGGAAAGCAATGGCAATGCTCGAAGGATCCCGCAGGATCTGCAACCATTCCTTGCGCACCATACCCCGAAGGCGCATACGGGCCTGGTGGTTCACGCGGCTTCCTCCCGGGACTGGATAAGTCCAATGAAGGCATCTTCCATACTCGGCTGTGGATGGTCTTGCGTGCGGGCCAGGGCACGGATCTCATGAGGGCTGCCCTCGGCCAGTACAGAGCCTTCGGCCATGATCACCAGGCGGTCGCAGTAGTCGGCCTCCTCCATGAAGTGAGTGGTCACCAACACGGTTACCCCCGCCTCGGCCAAGGCATTGGTGCGTGCCCAGAATTCCCGCCGGGCCAGGGGATCGACACCGGAGGTGGGCTCGTCCAGGAACAGGATCTCCGGCTCATGCATTAGAGCAGCGGCAAAAGCCAGGCGCTGTTTGTAGCCCAGGGGCAAGGTTCCCGCGTTGACCCCGGCATAGGGCCCCAGCTCGAACCCCTCCAGAGCCCACTGAATACGCTCACGCTGCCGGCGGCCTCTGAGGTTATAGGCCGCGGAAAAGAATTCCAGGTTCTGGGCCACGGTGAGGTTGGCATACAGGGAGAATTTCTGCGCCATGTAGCCAATACGGCTCCGCGCCCTGGCAGATGCGGTACGCAGATCATGGCCAGCCACGGACACCCGCCCCGAGGACAGGGGCAGCAGACCGCAAAGCATGCGGAAAGTGGTGGTTTTGCCTGCGCCATTGGCTCCGAGCAGGCCGAAAATCTCTCCCCGTTTCACGGAGAAACTGACTTTTTTCACTGCCACGAAGTTGCCGAAGCGCCGCTCCAGCTGCTGCACTTCGATAGGATCGCCAGGGT
This sequence is a window from Thiolapillus brandeum. Protein-coding genes within it:
- a CDS encoding ABC transporter permease; this encodes MNHQARMRLRGMVRKEWLQILRDPSSIAIAFLMPVLLLFLFGYGVSLDAKDIPLGFVIDSPDSNTASFRASFDHSDFFRPQDFASIQTAQQSLAQRRIDGIVWLRGNFSSLLLSGQEAPIAVRVNAVDANQARITEGYIQGAWLAWLGRYAHQQGRELPLPVVMEQRVWFNAALISRHYLVPGLVAIIMTLTGSLLTALVVAREWERGTMEALMVTPLNMKEMLVGKLIPYFILGMGGMLFTVALAVWQFDVPFRGSFTALFGASALFMLVALALGLLISIVSRNQFVAGQVAIIITFLPAFILSGFIFDIHSMPEPIQVVTHVVPARYLVSILQSLFLAGDVWPVYWANMGGMLILLVVLTAVVRRKAYKRLD
- a CDS encoding ABC transporter permease, with the translated sequence MLRHILALAIKEFLALLRDPRSRFVLIGPPIMQLIIFGYAASFDLDHLPVAVYDEDGGSAARELVSRIQGSPHFDITAHVSREEQIASLVDNKEALLVLHIEPRFTTHLAQGGSGSLQVILDGRNSNTALLALNYLRTIVLDFNQRLAAARGSSGPPVRLSMRAWYNEDLDSHWFIIPGIVGLLTLVVTLVVTALSVAREREQGTFDQLLVTPLRPTAILVGKSIPGLVIGVIEASFIIAVAMLWFEVPLRGSVGALYLGLLLFLFSAVGVGLMISAISVTQQQAVLGAFLFLVPAVILSGFATPIANMPEAVQTLTYLDPLRYFLVIVRGVFLEGDGYALLQDQYWPMAVIGVVSLAAAGWLFRHRMY